One genomic window of Misgurnus anguillicaudatus chromosome 12, ASM2758022v2, whole genome shotgun sequence includes the following:
- the ier3ip1 gene encoding immediate early response 3-interacting protein 1, whose translation MAFTLYALIQTAILFTNAIAVLHEERFLSKIGWGAEQGIGGFGDEPGIKAQLLNLIRSVRTVMRVPLIAVNSVCIVLLLLFG comes from the exons ATGGCGTTCACACTATACGCGCTGATTCAAACAGCGATTTTATTCACTAATGCCATCGCTGTTCTCCACGAAGAGAGGTTTCTCAGTAAAA TTGGCTGGGGGGCTGAGCAAGGTATTGGAGGCTTTGGAGATGAACCTGGcattaaagcacaacttcttaACCTTATTCGATCTGTTAGGACAGTCATGAGAG TGCCTTTGATAGCGGTAAATTCAGTGTGCATCGTCTTACTGTTGCTGTTTGGATGA
- the skor2 gene encoding SKI family transcriptional corepressor 2 isoform X3 — translation MEKSLLPEPSNIVMATPPSSFQQEPLTPPRSNHSSSLKPNQVGQVILYGVPIVSLVIDHQERLCLAQISNTLLKNYSYNEIHNRRVALGITCVQCTPVQLEILRRAGAMPISSRRCGMITKREAERLCKSFLGENSPPKLPDNFAFDVMHECAWGCRGSFIPARYNSSRAKCIKCSYCNMYFSPNKFIFHSHRTPEAKYTQPDAANFNSWRRHLKLTEKIPQEDLMFAWEDVKAMFNGGSRKRALPSSNCSPMGPIKAVNSVLPHMISPELAQKRGRYEDDDDLDTSSLSPRKAPRSYPVIPVPSKGFSMLQKFPPTSLFPSPYTFPAFGLCPQKKDDTEATNGQKNSGLSGLLWPGRKDTFYPPFCMFWPPRATGGIPVPTYLQPQPNALTSLTESPSLRQAFLDLSEQGDASSGLDTNPRSGLFESDCPPVTSDLRPASEGWLKLLDAPSLQTRKASYHSAFRPVVKDTESIAKLHGSLEDFGPERHLSPGTSCSYQSDSGESDEEQEVDVETKQDEEQEDFSSHTAQTPPQTLQQPCGLHIRRPSDSAVEQAKDQASFPSIPSETLAEDKPTHAVSPPAILKVPSPVHGSLEESPACKNAHKSRDDGLPAYATKNKTTMSDDNKEQSSFFIPDTETSAPEYWRENPTDPSKDPNSPVSLKKDVENMEKEELQKVLLEQIDLRRRLEQEFHALKGSAPFPVFHNFQDQMKRELAYREEMVQQLQMIPYANIIRKEKVGTHQNKS, via the exons ATGGAAAAGAGTCTTCTGCCTGAACCAAGCAACATTGTGATGGCCACTCCACCGAGTTCATTTCAGCAGGAACCCTTGACACCCCCAAGATCCAACCACTCTTCCTCCCTCAAGCCCAATCAAGTTGGGCAAGTCATCCTTTATGGGGTGCCTATCGTCTCACTGGTCATTGACCACCAGGAGCGGTTATGCCTGGCACAGATATCTAATACGCTCTTGAAGAACTACAGCTACAACGAGATTCATAATCGTCGCGTGGCTTTGGGCATAACCTGCGTCCAGTGCACCCCAGTACAGCTAGAGATCCTTCGGCGGGCGGGCGCCATGCCCATCTCGTCACGCCGCTGTGGCATGATCACCAAACGGGAAGCTGAGCGACTCTGCAAGTCTTTCCTGGGTGAGAATTCGCCACCCAAGCTGCCAGACAACTTTGCCTTTGACGTGATGCATGAATGCGCCTGGGGCTGTCGAGGAAGTTTCATCCCAGCACGCTACAACAGCTCAAGGGCTAAATGCATCAAGTGCTCCTACTGTAATATGTACTTCTCCCCTAACAAATTTATCTTCCACTCACACCGCACACCTGAGGCCAAGTACACGCAGCCAGACGCCGCCAACTTCAACTCCTGGCGTCGGCACCTTAAATTGACGGAGAAAATCCCACAAGAGGATCTGATGTTTGCCTGGGAGGATGTAAAAGCCATGTTCAACGGTGGAAGCCGCAAGAGGGCACTCCCTTCCTCTAACTGCTCGCCCATGGGCCCCATAAAGGCCGTCAACTCAGTTCTGCCCCACATGATCTCTCCAGAACTGGCCCAGAAGAGAGGCAGGTATGAGGACGATGACGATTTGGACACCAGTAGCCTTTCACCCCGTAAAGCCCCTCGCAGTTACCCGGTTATTCCGGTCCCTAGCAAAGGTTTCAGCATGTTGCAGAAGTTCCCACCAACATCACTATTCCCCAGTCCCTACACTTTCCCTGCATTTGGCCTGTGTCCCCAAAAGAAGGACGACACTGAGGCAACCAAtggacagaaaaacagtggCCTTTCAGGACTTCTATGGCCCGGACGCAAGGACACTTTTTACCCACCCTTTTGCATGTTCTGGCCCCCAAGGGCAACAGGGGGCATTCCAGTACCCACTTATCTCCAACCTCAACCTAATGCTCTTACATCGCTCACAGAAAGCCCTTCTCTCAGGCAAGCCTTTTTGGACCTGTCTGAACAGGGCGATGCTAGTTCTGGCTTAGACACTAACCCCAGATCTGGTCTGTTCGAGAGTGACTGCCCTCCCGTGACCTCTGACCTGCGACCTGCCTCAGAGGGCTGGCTAAAGCTGCTAGATGCACCCTCGCTTCAAACCCGCAAGGCCAGTTACCATTCAGCCTTCCGTCCAGTAGTTAAAGACACGGAAAGTATTGCCAAGCTCCATGGCAGCCTCGAGGACTTCGGCCCAGAAAGACACCTTTCCCCTGGCACCAGCTGCAGTTATCAGAGCGATAGCGGGGAGAGCGATGAGGAGCAGGAGGTGGATGTGGAGACGAAACAGGATGAGGAACAGGAGGACTTCAGCAGCCATACAGCACAGACTCCACCACAGACACTGCAGCAGCCATGCGGACTCCACATACGCAGACCCTCTGATAGCGCAGTTGAACAGGCCAAAGATCAAGCTTCCTTTCCATCCATTCCCAGCGAGACCTTAGCAGAGGACAAACCCACCCACGCTGTCAGTCCGCCTGCCATTCTCAAAGTCCCCAGCCCTGTTCATGGCTCGCTGGAGGAAAGCCCTGcatgcaaaaat GCTCACAAGAGCAGAGACGATGGGCTGCCGGCCTATGCAACCAAAAACAAGACAACCATGTCAG ATGACAACAAAGAACAAAGCAGTTTTTTCATCCCTGATACAGAAACGTCTGCTCCTGAATACTGGCGAGAGAATCCAA CAGATCCAAGTAAGGACCCAAACTCTCCCGTGTCTCTTAAGAAGGATGTTGAGAACATGGAAAAAG AGGAACTGCAGAAGGTTCTCCTCGAGCAGATAGATTTAAGGAGGAGACTCGAGCAAGAGTTTCACGCTCTTAAAGGCAGCGCTCCATTCCCAGTTTTCC ATAACTTTCAGGACCAAATGAAGAGAGAACTGGCTTACAGGGAAGAGATGGTACAACAGTTACAGATG ATTCCCTATGCAAACATTATTAGAAAAGAAAAGGTTGGGACACATCAAAACAAAAGCTAA
- the skor2 gene encoding SKI family transcriptional corepressor 2 isoform X1, with the protein MSLTDVGEGELNCTRKKDDSPEHWIRLTSPVSGLQRMEKSLLPEPSNIVMATPPSSFQQEPLTPPRSNHSSSLKPNQVGQVILYGVPIVSLVIDHQERLCLAQISNTLLKNYSYNEIHNRRVALGITCVQCTPVQLEILRRAGAMPISSRRCGMITKREAERLCKSFLGENSPPKLPDNFAFDVMHECAWGCRGSFIPARYNSSRAKCIKCSYCNMYFSPNKFIFHSHRTPEAKYTQPDAANFNSWRRHLKLTEKIPQEDLMFAWEDVKAMFNGGSRKRALPSSNCSPMGPIKAVNSVLPHMISPELAQKRGRYEDDDDLDTSSLSPRKAPRSYPVIPVPSKGFSMLQKFPPTSLFPSPYTFPAFGLCPQKKDDTEATNGQKNSGLSGLLWPGRKDTFYPPFCMFWPPRATGGIPVPTYLQPQPNALTSLTESPSLRQAFLDLSEQGDASSGLDTNPRSGLFESDCPPVTSDLRPASEGWLKLLDAPSLQTRKASYHSAFRPVVKDTESIAKLHGSLEDFGPERHLSPGTSCSYQSDSGESDEEQEVDVETKQDEEQEDFSSHTAQTPPQTLQQPCGLHIRRPSDSAVEQAKDQASFPSIPSETLAEDKPTHAVSPPAILKVPSPVHGSLEESPACKNAHKSRDDGLPAYATKNKTTMSDDNKEQSSFFIPDTETSAPEYWRENPTDPSKDPNSPVSLKKDVENMEKEELQKVLLEQIDLRRRLEQEFHALKGSAPFPVFHNFQDQMKRELAYREEMVQQLQMIPYANIIRKEKVGTHQNKS; encoded by the exons ACTAACATCTCCAGTCAGTGGTCTCCAAAGAATGGAAAAGAGTCTTCTGCCTGAACCAAGCAACATTGTGATGGCCACTCCACCGAGTTCATTTCAGCAGGAACCCTTGACACCCCCAAGATCCAACCACTCTTCCTCCCTCAAGCCCAATCAAGTTGGGCAAGTCATCCTTTATGGGGTGCCTATCGTCTCACTGGTCATTGACCACCAGGAGCGGTTATGCCTGGCACAGATATCTAATACGCTCTTGAAGAACTACAGCTACAACGAGATTCATAATCGTCGCGTGGCTTTGGGCATAACCTGCGTCCAGTGCACCCCAGTACAGCTAGAGATCCTTCGGCGGGCGGGCGCCATGCCCATCTCGTCACGCCGCTGTGGCATGATCACCAAACGGGAAGCTGAGCGACTCTGCAAGTCTTTCCTGGGTGAGAATTCGCCACCCAAGCTGCCAGACAACTTTGCCTTTGACGTGATGCATGAATGCGCCTGGGGCTGTCGAGGAAGTTTCATCCCAGCACGCTACAACAGCTCAAGGGCTAAATGCATCAAGTGCTCCTACTGTAATATGTACTTCTCCCCTAACAAATTTATCTTCCACTCACACCGCACACCTGAGGCCAAGTACACGCAGCCAGACGCCGCCAACTTCAACTCCTGGCGTCGGCACCTTAAATTGACGGAGAAAATCCCACAAGAGGATCTGATGTTTGCCTGGGAGGATGTAAAAGCCATGTTCAACGGTGGAAGCCGCAAGAGGGCACTCCCTTCCTCTAACTGCTCGCCCATGGGCCCCATAAAGGCCGTCAACTCAGTTCTGCCCCACATGATCTCTCCAGAACTGGCCCAGAAGAGAGGCAGGTATGAGGACGATGACGATTTGGACACCAGTAGCCTTTCACCCCGTAAAGCCCCTCGCAGTTACCCGGTTATTCCGGTCCCTAGCAAAGGTTTCAGCATGTTGCAGAAGTTCCCACCAACATCACTATTCCCCAGTCCCTACACTTTCCCTGCATTTGGCCTGTGTCCCCAAAAGAAGGACGACACTGAGGCAACCAAtggacagaaaaacagtggCCTTTCAGGACTTCTATGGCCCGGACGCAAGGACACTTTTTACCCACCCTTTTGCATGTTCTGGCCCCCAAGGGCAACAGGGGGCATTCCAGTACCCACTTATCTCCAACCTCAACCTAATGCTCTTACATCGCTCACAGAAAGCCCTTCTCTCAGGCAAGCCTTTTTGGACCTGTCTGAACAGGGCGATGCTAGTTCTGGCTTAGACACTAACCCCAGATCTGGTCTGTTCGAGAGTGACTGCCCTCCCGTGACCTCTGACCTGCGACCTGCCTCAGAGGGCTGGCTAAAGCTGCTAGATGCACCCTCGCTTCAAACCCGCAAGGCCAGTTACCATTCAGCCTTCCGTCCAGTAGTTAAAGACACGGAAAGTATTGCCAAGCTCCATGGCAGCCTCGAGGACTTCGGCCCAGAAAGACACCTTTCCCCTGGCACCAGCTGCAGTTATCAGAGCGATAGCGGGGAGAGCGATGAGGAGCAGGAGGTGGATGTGGAGACGAAACAGGATGAGGAACAGGAGGACTTCAGCAGCCATACAGCACAGACTCCACCACAGACACTGCAGCAGCCATGCGGACTCCACATACGCAGACCCTCTGATAGCGCAGTTGAACAGGCCAAAGATCAAGCTTCCTTTCCATCCATTCCCAGCGAGACCTTAGCAGAGGACAAACCCACCCACGCTGTCAGTCCGCCTGCCATTCTCAAAGTCCCCAGCCCTGTTCATGGCTCGCTGGAGGAAAGCCCTGcatgcaaaaat GCTCACAAGAGCAGAGACGATGGGCTGCCGGCCTATGCAACCAAAAACAAGACAACCATGTCAG ATGACAACAAAGAACAAAGCAGTTTTTTCATCCCTGATACAGAAACGTCTGCTCCTGAATACTGGCGAGAGAATCCAA CAGATCCAAGTAAGGACCCAAACTCTCCCGTGTCTCTTAAGAAGGATGTTGAGAACATGGAAAAAG AGGAACTGCAGAAGGTTCTCCTCGAGCAGATAGATTTAAGGAGGAGACTCGAGCAAGAGTTTCACGCTCTTAAAGGCAGCGCTCCATTCCCAGTTTTCC ATAACTTTCAGGACCAAATGAAGAGAGAACTGGCTTACAGGGAAGAGATGGTACAACAGTTACAGATG ATTCCCTATGCAAACATTATTAGAAAAGAAAAGGTTGGGACACATCAAAACAAAAGCTAA
- the hdhd2 gene encoding haloacid dehalogenase-like hydrolase domain-containing protein 2 codes for MLMGSRRTLKAVLIDLSGTLHIEDAAVPGAQEALARLRQAPVAVKFVTNTTKECKRTLFERLRRLNFDLQEQEIFTSLTAARNLLEQRAVRPLLLVEDSALEDFTGLETSDPNAVVIGLAPDHFNYQTLNKAFKLILDGAPLIAIHKARYYKRKDGLALGPGPFVTGLEYATDTQATVVGKPEKAFFLEALRDLNCSPDEAVMIGDDARDDVGGAQNTGMLGILVKTGKYRLGDESKINPPPHLTCDSFPDAVNHILEHLLETK; via the exons ATGCTGATGGGGAGTCGCCGCACACTAAAAGCAGTTCTCATTGACTTGAGCGGTACTTTGCATATTGAGGATGCTGCAGTTCCTGGAGCACAGGAGGCTTTGGCCCG ATTAAGACAGGCTCCAGTCGCTGTGAAATTTGTGACCAACACCACAAAGGAATGTAAGAGGACCCTTTTTGAGCGGCTGCGCCGGCTGAACTTTGACCTCCAAGAGCAGGAAATTTTCACATCTCTCACTGCAGCTCGTAATCTTCTGGAGCAGAGAGCAGTGCGCCCCCTACTGCTGGTGGAAGATAGTGCTTTAGAGGATTTCACAG GTTTGGAAACTTCGGATCCTAATGCAGTCGTGATAGGTTTAGCACCTGACCACTTCAACTACCAGACTCTCAACAAAGCTTTCAA GTTAATTTTAGATGGTGCTCCTCTCATTGCGATCCATAAGGCACGGTACTACAAAAGAAAGGACGGGTTGGCTTTAGGACCGGGCCCTTTTGTGACAGGTCTCGAGTATGCGACTGACACCCAAGCCACAGTTGTGGGTAAACCAGAGAAAGCTTTCTTCCTGGAAGCTTTACGAGATCTTAACTGCTCACCTGATGAGGCTGTAATGATAGGAGAC GATGCCAGAGATGATGTTGGTGGAGCACAGAACACAGGAATGCTTGGAATTTTAGTGAAAACtg GTAAATATAGACTTGGCGATGAGAGTAAAATCAACCCTCCACCTCACCTGACCTGTGACAGCTTTCCAGATGCTGTCAATCATATACTTGAGCACCTGTTAGAAACTAAATGA
- the skor2 gene encoding SKI family transcriptional corepressor 2 isoform X2, translating into MSLTDVGEGELNCTRKKDDSPEHWIRLTSPVSGLQRMEKSLLPEPSNIVMATPPSSFQQEPLTPPRSNHSSSLKPNQVGQVILYGVPIVSLVIDHQERLCLAQISNTLLKNYSYNEIHNRRVALGITCVQCTPVQLEILRRAGAMPISSRRCGMITKREAERLCKSFLGENSPPKLPDNFAFDVMHECAWGCRGSFIPARYNSSRAKCIKCSYCNMYFSPNKFIFHSHRTPEAKYTQPDAANFNSWRRHLKLTEKIPQEDLMFAWEDVKAMFNGGSRKRALPSSNCSPMGPIKAVNSVLPHMISPELAQKRGRYEDDDDLDTSSLSPRKAPRSYPVIPVPSKGFSMLQKFPPTSLFPSPYTFPAFGLCPQKKDDTEATNGQKNSGLSGLLWPGRKDTFYPPFCMFWPPRATGGIPVPTYLQPQPNALTSLTESPSLRQAFLDLSEQGDASSGLDTNPRSGLFESDCPPVTSDLRPASEGWLKLLDAPSLQTRKASYHSAFRPVVKDTESIAKLHGSLEDFGPERHLSPGTSCSYQSDSGESDEEQEVDVETKQDEEQEDFSSHTAQTPPQTLQQPCGLHIRRPSDSAVEQAKDQASFPSIPSETLAEDKPTHAVSPPAILKVPSPVHGSLEESPACKNAHKSRDDGLPAYATKNKTTMSDDNKEQSSFFIPDTETSAPEYWRENPNPSKDPNSPVSLKKDVENMEKEELQKVLLEQIDLRRRLEQEFHALKGSAPFPVFHNFQDQMKRELAYREEMVQQLQMIPYANIIRKEKVGTHQNKS; encoded by the exons ACTAACATCTCCAGTCAGTGGTCTCCAAAGAATGGAAAAGAGTCTTCTGCCTGAACCAAGCAACATTGTGATGGCCACTCCACCGAGTTCATTTCAGCAGGAACCCTTGACACCCCCAAGATCCAACCACTCTTCCTCCCTCAAGCCCAATCAAGTTGGGCAAGTCATCCTTTATGGGGTGCCTATCGTCTCACTGGTCATTGACCACCAGGAGCGGTTATGCCTGGCACAGATATCTAATACGCTCTTGAAGAACTACAGCTACAACGAGATTCATAATCGTCGCGTGGCTTTGGGCATAACCTGCGTCCAGTGCACCCCAGTACAGCTAGAGATCCTTCGGCGGGCGGGCGCCATGCCCATCTCGTCACGCCGCTGTGGCATGATCACCAAACGGGAAGCTGAGCGACTCTGCAAGTCTTTCCTGGGTGAGAATTCGCCACCCAAGCTGCCAGACAACTTTGCCTTTGACGTGATGCATGAATGCGCCTGGGGCTGTCGAGGAAGTTTCATCCCAGCACGCTACAACAGCTCAAGGGCTAAATGCATCAAGTGCTCCTACTGTAATATGTACTTCTCCCCTAACAAATTTATCTTCCACTCACACCGCACACCTGAGGCCAAGTACACGCAGCCAGACGCCGCCAACTTCAACTCCTGGCGTCGGCACCTTAAATTGACGGAGAAAATCCCACAAGAGGATCTGATGTTTGCCTGGGAGGATGTAAAAGCCATGTTCAACGGTGGAAGCCGCAAGAGGGCACTCCCTTCCTCTAACTGCTCGCCCATGGGCCCCATAAAGGCCGTCAACTCAGTTCTGCCCCACATGATCTCTCCAGAACTGGCCCAGAAGAGAGGCAGGTATGAGGACGATGACGATTTGGACACCAGTAGCCTTTCACCCCGTAAAGCCCCTCGCAGTTACCCGGTTATTCCGGTCCCTAGCAAAGGTTTCAGCATGTTGCAGAAGTTCCCACCAACATCACTATTCCCCAGTCCCTACACTTTCCCTGCATTTGGCCTGTGTCCCCAAAAGAAGGACGACACTGAGGCAACCAAtggacagaaaaacagtggCCTTTCAGGACTTCTATGGCCCGGACGCAAGGACACTTTTTACCCACCCTTTTGCATGTTCTGGCCCCCAAGGGCAACAGGGGGCATTCCAGTACCCACTTATCTCCAACCTCAACCTAATGCTCTTACATCGCTCACAGAAAGCCCTTCTCTCAGGCAAGCCTTTTTGGACCTGTCTGAACAGGGCGATGCTAGTTCTGGCTTAGACACTAACCCCAGATCTGGTCTGTTCGAGAGTGACTGCCCTCCCGTGACCTCTGACCTGCGACCTGCCTCAGAGGGCTGGCTAAAGCTGCTAGATGCACCCTCGCTTCAAACCCGCAAGGCCAGTTACCATTCAGCCTTCCGTCCAGTAGTTAAAGACACGGAAAGTATTGCCAAGCTCCATGGCAGCCTCGAGGACTTCGGCCCAGAAAGACACCTTTCCCCTGGCACCAGCTGCAGTTATCAGAGCGATAGCGGGGAGAGCGATGAGGAGCAGGAGGTGGATGTGGAGACGAAACAGGATGAGGAACAGGAGGACTTCAGCAGCCATACAGCACAGACTCCACCACAGACACTGCAGCAGCCATGCGGACTCCACATACGCAGACCCTCTGATAGCGCAGTTGAACAGGCCAAAGATCAAGCTTCCTTTCCATCCATTCCCAGCGAGACCTTAGCAGAGGACAAACCCACCCACGCTGTCAGTCCGCCTGCCATTCTCAAAGTCCCCAGCCCTGTTCATGGCTCGCTGGAGGAAAGCCCTGcatgcaaaaat GCTCACAAGAGCAGAGACGATGGGCTGCCGGCCTATGCAACCAAAAACAAGACAACCATGTCAG ATGACAACAAAGAACAAAGCAGTTTTTTCATCCCTGATACAGAAACGTCTGCTCCTGAATACTGGCGAGAGAATCCAA ATCCAAGTAAGGACCCAAACTCTCCCGTGTCTCTTAAGAAGGATGTTGAGAACATGGAAAAAG AGGAACTGCAGAAGGTTCTCCTCGAGCAGATAGATTTAAGGAGGAGACTCGAGCAAGAGTTTCACGCTCTTAAAGGCAGCGCTCCATTCCCAGTTTTCC ATAACTTTCAGGACCAAATGAAGAGAGAACTGGCTTACAGGGAAGAGATGGTACAACAGTTACAGATG ATTCCCTATGCAAACATTATTAGAAAAGAAAAGGTTGGGACACATCAAAACAAAAGCTAA